The Thermoleophilia bacterium sequence CGGAATGTCGCTCGTTCAATGGATCCTGCCTTCCCGATGAGTTCCTGCTACAGTATAGGGCATATGCCCACTAGTGCCGCAGACGTCACGATCTTGTTCGACAACGAGGCGAGCACCCCCGGCCTTACGGCCCTGTGGGGGTTCGCGGCGCTGATCGAGATCGGTGCGTTACGGATTCTGTTCGACACCGGCAGCAACGGCCGCGTGCTCTTGCGGAACATGGCCGCCCTGGGACTCCGGAGCGACGCGCTCGACATGCTCTTCCTCTCCCACGCCCACTGGGATCACAGCGGCGGCATCGACTCGGTGCTTGAGCTCAACGAACGCATCACCGTCGTACTGCACGACGGGTTCTCCTTGCACTTCATCGAGGATCTGCGCCGACTCTGCGGCGAGGTGATCGTCGTCGGCGCCGACCCGCAGGAACTGGCGCCCGGCGTCTTCAGCACTGGCAGACTCGACGGTCCGCCGGCCGAGCACGGCATGGTGCTCGACGTCGGCGGCATCAGCGCGACCGTCGCTGGCTGTGCCCACCCGGGCGTCGAACGCATCGTGGCGAGCGGCGGCGCGCTCCTGGGGAGGCCGGTCGACTGGGCGATCGGCGGCTTTCATCTCCTCGCGACGGAACCGCCGGAAGTCGACCGGCGCATTCACAGATTGCGCGCCCTAGGTGTGACGAACGTGGTGCCGACGCATTGCACCGGTGAGGCGGCCCAGCACGCCTTTCGGGCCGCCTACGGCGAGCACTGCCACACCGGCGGCGTCGGTCGCCGCTTCGCGCTCGCCGCTCCACAACTCTGACCGCAGCCACGTCCTCGTACTCCCCTGTTCGCCCTTGACACTCCTCCTCAGGCTCGTATACTGAGCATATGCTCATAATACAGACTGCAAAGGAGGATTCATGCCTCATGGAGACAGCACTGGGCCCAGAGCCGCAGGACGCATGACAGGCCGCGGAGCAGGCTACTGTGGCGGCGGCAACGCGCCCGGCTACGAGAGTTCCCCCGGCGGCGGCCGGCGCGGCGGCGTTTCTCCCGAAGGAGTTTCGACGTGGCCGCGGCCACCGCAGTCGCTTCCTGGCCACCGGGCTGACCGGTTGGGAACGCGAGTCCGCGGCCCTGGTCCGCGTTCGATCGCTCCGCCGGCCACGCCGGACAGCTCTCACGAGCGCGATTGTCACCCTGCGAGCACACAAAACGAGCGTATCGAGCGGGCGCTCGGCGACATCCGTCAGCGCCTGGCGGACCTTGAGGCCAAGTGACGTACACCACAGCACCGTGGCTGACGGCGGCGGGAAGCCCAGCACAGCGACGCAGGACCTTCAGGTTCATCGGCGTCGCACCTGACCGGGATGCGCAGCACCCCGGTGCAGCCCTTCTTTCGCCGCGGGCAACGCCGGACGTATCGAGATTCTGATGCGTTCGCCGATGGTCTCGACCGACGTCGACGGCTTCTCGCACATCCACGTCCTGTACTGGCTGCACAAGCGCCAAGCCCAGCAGCGCTGCACGCGTCGTCCCCTTCCTCGACACCGAGCCACACGGAATTCCGCGACGGTCGCCAAACCGGCCCAACGCCATCGGACTGAGCGTCCTACGCCCGTTGCGCGGCACGGGACCACGCTCGTCGTCGAAGACGTCGACATCCTGACGGCACGCCAGTGCTCGACATCAAGCCCTACTTCGCACGCCTGACGCCCGCCACGACGCGCGCAGCGGATGGGTCGACAATTGTCGACGAAGACGCACACCGTGGTCAGAGCGCCTGGCAGGACACACGCCTGACGATCCAGACGTCACAGCGGTTCAGGCGCCCTGGCTGGCGCGCGTGGCGCGGCTCAGAGCGACACGCCGCACGCGACGGGGCTCCCGCCACGTTTCTCCCACTCCGGGCCGCCGCTTGTACCGCGCCCACATTGGCGGCGAGCATATGCCCCTTATATCGACCCCTACAGGCTTCACGCAGAGAGGAGGTAGCGCAGTGCGCGTCGCACACAGCGGAAAGGGTGGCACCGGGAAGACGCTTCGGCGACGACCGCCGCTGACACTGCCGCGTGCAGGGACTGGCAGTCCAACTGCTCGACGCTGACGTCGAGGAGCCGAAACCGCCATCTCTCCTGCGCCCCAGGCCGACCGCACCGAGACGGTGCACGTCCCGATCCCTCATGGTCGACGAATCGCGCCGCAGCGGCTGCGGCGCTTGGTGCCGGCGTTTGCGCCTTTCGCGCACTTGCGGTCGTAGGGATCATCCGTGCTCGTGTTCCCCGAGATCTGTCACTCGTGTGGCGCCTGCGTGCGGTACTGCCCCGAACAGGCGCTGCATGAGGAGATGCCCCAATGGAGCCGTGTGGAGCATGCGAGCGCCAACGCCTGTGGCCGGCCGGTCTTCTCCAGTTGGTGACGGGCACGCTCGCGATCGGCGAGGCGAAAGCGGTACCTGTCACCAAGGCCGTCGTGGCGACCGCCAGCGAAGACGCCGACGTGGTGACGCTC is a genomic window containing:
- a CDS encoding DUF5320 family protein; protein product: MPHGDSTGPRAAGRMTGRGAGYCGGGNAPGYESSPGGGRRGGVSPEGVSTWPRPPQSLPGHRADRLGTRVRGPGPRSIAPPATPDSSHERDCHPASTQNERIERALGDIRQRLADLEAK
- a CDS encoding MBL fold metallo-hydrolase → MPTSAADVTILFDNEASTPGLTALWGFAALIEIGALRILFDTGSNGRVLLRNMAALGLRSDALDMLFLSHAHWDHSGGIDSVLELNERITVVLHDGFSLHFIEDLRRLCGEVIVVGADPQELAPGVFSTGRLDGPPAEHGMVLDVGGISATVAGCAHPGVERIVASGGALLGRPVDWAIGGFHLLATEPPEVDRRIHRLRALGVTNVVPTHCTGEAAQHAFRAAYGEHCHTGGVGRRFALAAPQL